In a single window of the Tellurirhabdus bombi genome:
- a CDS encoding NAD-dependent epimerase/dehydratase family protein, translating to MKVLLTGATGLLGLHIARELLRQGYAVKALYRSLPQAYTNLPWFGEIEWVKGNIAAASDVQKSLRGCQALIHAAARTDPSPSDLASYYEANILSTEIMLAAAEAMGIERFVYVSTAAVFRPGSLAVPATEESPFAFHLMDSGYIASKYQAQQLVLKAVNAGLNAVIVNPAFMLGPYDLKPSSGAIIQHVLRSKHVFYPGSGGKSFIDVRDAARATVNALRQGKTGNSYLLANENISYDRFFSLVAELSGRKKRLFPVPASVLRSVGNLGSVGERVLRRPLRLNSINAVLMTQDNYYSGAKARNELAMPMSPVRQAIEDAIDWFSATKPI from the coding sequence ATGAAAGTCTTATTAACAGGCGCCACGGGACTGCTTGGGCTGCACATTGCCCGGGAATTGCTTCGACAGGGGTATGCGGTAAAAGCCTTGTATCGCTCCTTGCCGCAAGCCTATACGAACCTGCCGTGGTTTGGCGAAATTGAATGGGTAAAAGGAAATATTGCCGCGGCTTCGGATGTTCAGAAAAGCCTGCGCGGGTGCCAGGCCCTGATTCATGCCGCCGCCCGAACGGATCCTTCGCCTTCGGATTTGGCGTCTTACTACGAAGCCAATATTCTCAGTACCGAAATTATGCTAGCAGCGGCGGAGGCGATGGGCATTGAGCGGTTTGTGTATGTGAGCACGGCAGCCGTTTTCCGGCCCGGCAGTCTGGCAGTGCCCGCTACGGAGGAAAGCCCTTTCGCTTTTCACCTGATGGATTCGGGCTATATCGCCAGTAAATACCAGGCGCAACAACTGGTTTTGAAGGCGGTGAATGCGGGACTTAACGCAGTTATTGTCAATCCGGCTTTTATGCTTGGTCCGTATGATTTAAAACCGAGTTCGGGCGCCATAATTCAGCATGTGCTTCGGAGCAAGCACGTCTTTTATCCCGGCTCGGGTGGTAAAAGTTTCATTGATGTTCGGGATGCGGCCCGGGCAACCGTTAACGCCCTTCGCCAGGGTAAAACCGGAAACAGCTATTTACTGGCAAACGAGAATATTTCGTATGATCGTTTCTTTTCGCTGGTAGCCGAATTGTCCGGTAGAAAAAAAAGACTGTTTCCCGTTCCGGCGAGCGTGCTTCGGTCGGTGGGAAACTTGGGGAGCGTTGGAGAACGAGTGCTTCGTCGCCCCTTACGGCTTAATTCCATCAACGCCGTTTTAATGACGCAGGATAATTATTATTCCGGAGCAAAAGCCAGAAACGAACTGGCCATGCCCATGTCTCCGGTCAGGCAAGCCATTGAGGATGCAATCGACTGGTTTAGTGCGACTAAGCCCATTTAG
- a CDS encoding insulinase family protein, whose translation MKLIAMKPNYILAVGLAALGLSVQAQTLDRSKLPAEAPAPIVKVGTPETFTLPNGLKVFVVQNNKLPRVAINLLLDYEPILEGEKAGYVSIAGDLMRTATKTRTKDQLDDEIDFLGATLTTSPTGIYAASLKKHLPKLMELMSDVLLNPNFTQAELDKLKKQNKSALASSKDDPNAIASRVGAQLAYGKNHPYGELETEETIDRITLEDCRKFYQTYYRPNVGYLAVVGDITPTEARTMVEKYFAKWQRGDVPKPTYELPKAPEKTRVVIVDKPSAVQSVIHIQHPVQLKPYTTESIQASLMNDILGGGEARLFNNLREKHGYTYGAYSSLSSDRLVGRFRATASVRNAVTDSSVAEFMNELKAIRSTKPSSEELARTKSAFAGNFIFSLENPQTIANFAINTARYNLPADFFATYLQKIDAVTDADVETVANSMVKPENVYILAVGKASDIAEKLKKYGDIQYYNISGNRVEAPAALSTAKAAAPAGVTAAQVIDKYIQAIGGKEALAKISDLSISMTTEVQGRTMNMVQKAKAPNKSSMSATVMGMEMMKMVSDGQKASRTMRGQTQVLEGKEAQQLLLTNGLFPELRFAENGVKSTLAGTEKVDGKDAYKITNTSADGAVSWSDFYDATTGLKVQSVVSQNGPQGPVEQVVGIGDYKEVNGVKIPHTLKQSFGPMQLSLIVDKVDVNKGLKDSDFKVN comes from the coding sequence ATGAAACTGATTGCAATGAAACCAAACTATATATTGGCGGTGGGCTTGGCCGCTCTGGGACTTTCCGTTCAGGCACAAACGCTGGATCGTTCTAAATTACCCGCCGAGGCGCCCGCCCCCATCGTTAAAGTAGGAACGCCCGAAACATTCACGCTGCCAAACGGCCTGAAAGTGTTTGTGGTTCAAAATAACAAATTGCCACGGGTAGCCATTAACCTGCTGCTGGATTATGAGCCGATTCTCGAAGGAGAAAAAGCAGGCTACGTGTCCATTGCCGGTGATCTGATGCGCACGGCAACAAAAACTCGTACCAAAGACCAGCTTGACGATGAAATCGATTTTCTGGGCGCTACGTTGACAACATCGCCAACCGGAATTTATGCAGCATCGCTCAAAAAGCACCTGCCTAAGCTTATGGAGCTGATGTCGGATGTGTTGCTGAATCCGAACTTTACCCAGGCGGAATTAGACAAGCTGAAAAAGCAGAACAAGTCGGCCCTGGCTTCGTCAAAAGACGATCCCAACGCGATTGCCAGCCGGGTAGGGGCGCAGCTCGCTTACGGGAAAAACCACCCGTATGGTGAACTGGAAACGGAAGAAACCATCGACCGAATTACGCTCGAAGACTGCCGGAAGTTCTACCAGACGTACTACCGACCGAATGTTGGTTATTTAGCCGTTGTGGGTGACATTACGCCTACCGAGGCGCGGACAATGGTTGAAAAATACTTCGCAAAGTGGCAGCGCGGCGATGTGCCCAAGCCAACTTATGAGTTGCCAAAAGCACCCGAAAAAACCAGAGTGGTGATTGTCGATAAGCCAAGTGCCGTGCAGTCGGTCATTCACATTCAGCATCCGGTTCAACTGAAACCCTATACCACCGAATCGATTCAGGCGAGTTTGATGAATGATATTCTGGGCGGTGGGGAAGCGCGCTTATTTAATAACCTGCGTGAAAAACACGGATACACCTACGGAGCCTATTCGTCACTGTCGAGTGACCGGTTGGTGGGGCGTTTCCGGGCTACGGCGAGCGTTCGCAACGCGGTTACCGATAGTTCCGTGGCGGAATTCATGAACGAATTGAAAGCGATTCGCTCAACGAAACCATCGTCGGAAGAGCTGGCCCGGACGAAAAGCGCCTTTGCCGGCAACTTTATTTTTTCGCTGGAAAATCCGCAGACCATTGCCAATTTCGCCATCAACACGGCTCGCTACAACCTGCCTGCTGATTTCTTTGCCACATATTTACAAAAGATTGATGCGGTAACGGATGCAGATGTGGAAACCGTGGCCAATAGTATGGTGAAGCCTGAGAACGTATACATTCTGGCCGTTGGCAAAGCGTCGGATATTGCCGAGAAGCTGAAAAAATACGGTGACATACAGTACTATAACATCAGCGGCAATCGGGTAGAAGCGCCAGCCGCATTATCAACCGCAAAAGCCGCCGCTCCGGCTGGCGTGACTGCTGCGCAGGTAATTGATAAATACATCCAAGCCATCGGTGGAAAAGAGGCTTTGGCTAAAATTAGCGATCTGTCAATCAGCATGACTACGGAAGTGCAGGGCCGAACCATGAACATGGTTCAGAAAGCAAAAGCACCCAACAAATCGTCCATGTCGGCCACGGTAATGGGTATGGAAATGATGAAAATGGTGAGCGATGGCCAGAAAGCGTCCAGAACGATGCGCGGACAAACGCAGGTTCTGGAAGGCAAAGAAGCCCAGCAATTGCTACTGACCAACGGCTTGTTTCCTGAGTTGCGTTTTGCCGAAAATGGCGTGAAAAGCACGTTGGCCGGTACGGAAAAAGTAGATGGTAAAGATGCCTACAAAATCACCAACACATCGGCAGACGGTGCTGTTTCCTGGTCGGATTTTTACGACGCAACAACGGGTCTGAAAGTACAGTCCGTCGTGAGCCAGAACGGACCGCAAGGCCCAGTGGAACAGGTGGTTGGTATTGGCGACTACAAAGAAGTGAACGGTGTAAAAATCCCGCATACGCTGAAGCAGAGCTTTGGACCCATGCAACTGTCTCTTATAGTCGATAAAGTTGACGTGAACAAAGGTTTAAAAGACAGCGACTTTAAAGTTAACTAA
- a CDS encoding DUF4833 domain-containing protein gives MKTLVFLSFLIGFLLHNQSTAQARAKSFPTPPASSNRLFYIQRSNDANTVIYDANMLSNKKLDPTKPVQVYWIRYAEKGQREDLSSMQWRMAYGYKHSQTSNQANDFDICLNAFRKRSIKIVSQQGKPVALATINGRNACLQKIFVQLAPQSGFIPRVQYIEMFGVDPEHGQSVYERIIL, from the coding sequence ATGAAAACGCTCGTCTTTCTTTCGTTTTTAATTGGGTTCTTATTGCATAACCAATCAACAGCACAAGCCCGGGCAAAATCATTCCCTACCCCACCCGCTTCGTCGAACCGCTTATTTTATATCCAGCGAAGCAATGACGCCAACACGGTCATTTATGATGCTAATATGCTGTCTAACAAAAAGCTGGACCCTACTAAACCGGTACAGGTTTACTGGATTCGGTACGCCGAAAAAGGACAGCGCGAAGATCTCTCGTCCATGCAATGGCGGATGGCCTACGGTTATAAACACAGCCAGACCTCCAATCAGGCCAACGATTTTGATATCTGCCTGAATGCCTTCCGCAAACGTTCGATCAAGATTGTATCGCAGCAGGGAAAGCCGGTGGCTCTGGCTACCATCAATGGCCGCAACGCCTGTTTACAAAAAATATTTGTTCAGCTTGCTCCCCAGTCCGGTTTTATTCCCCGAGTTCAATACATCGAAATGTTTGGTGTTGACCCTGAGCATGGCCAAAGCGTTTACGAACGCATTATTCTGTAA
- a CDS encoding SDR family NAD(P)-dependent oxidoreductase, with protein MKKYVLITGASAGLGKAMALELARQGENLILVALPNEGLDELTRHIKLVYNVSVFSYETDLRFRPNIEALVEWVSNQNLTIYYLINNAGIGGSKPFEQAETEQLERIIQLNVIGTALLTRLLLPFLVKNQQSYVLNVSSMAAFSPLPYKTVYPASKAFIYSFSLGLRAELSHRGVQVSVLHPGPMPTSTENLDRLRKHGWLGQISTVPTETIAQIALQQVARGKRVIIPGWANKVAYWATRWIPWSIREPLMLFMIRREVALSL; from the coding sequence ATGAAAAAGTACGTTCTTATTACCGGCGCCAGTGCCGGCCTCGGTAAGGCGATGGCTCTGGAACTGGCCCGGCAAGGAGAAAACCTGATTCTGGTTGCGCTCCCCAACGAAGGTTTGGATGAATTGACCCGACACATTAAGCTTGTTTACAATGTATCGGTTTTTTCGTACGAAACCGATCTGCGCTTCCGGCCCAATATTGAGGCATTGGTAGAGTGGGTAAGCAACCAGAACTTGACTATTTATTACCTGATCAACAACGCAGGCATTGGCGGTTCAAAACCTTTTGAGCAGGCAGAAACGGAACAGCTTGAGCGCATTATCCAGTTGAACGTCATTGGCACAGCTTTACTCACCCGGCTCCTGCTGCCTTTTTTGGTGAAGAATCAGCAATCGTATGTTTTAAACGTCTCCAGTATGGCTGCTTTTTCACCGCTTCCCTACAAAACGGTCTATCCGGCCTCCAAGGCGTTTATTTATTCTTTTTCGCTGGGGCTACGCGCTGAGTTAAGCCATCGGGGTGTTCAGGTAAGTGTTTTGCATCCTGGCCCCATGCCGACCTCAACCGAAAACCTGGATCGGCTGCGCAAGCACGGTTGGCTCGGCCAGATCAGCACCGTCCCAACGGAGACTATCGCGCAGATTGCTTTGCAGCAGGTTGCACGGGGCAAACGGGTTATCATTCCGGGTTGGGCCAACAAAGTCGCTTATTGGGCAACCCGCTGGATTCCCTGGTCAATTCGTGAGCCGCTGATGCTTTTTATGATTCGTCGGGAAGTTGCTCTATCCTTATGA
- a CDS encoding BatA domain-containing protein yields the protein MSFLYPSFLLGLLAVSVPVAIHLFNLRRTRRIFFTNVSLLKTVQTETKSFRRLKHLLILACRALAIICLVLAFAQPFIPSKSTLGLSRQGFTSLYLDNSYSMQNEEDEKRYLDVAIGKLDELLTLFRNASSLQLITNDFSAQEQTVGTAEALRDRVTTVRFAHTPRSLADVYRRQVNLMATRNSAGTSQLFWFSDFQKSTVGDLSRLKIDTAQRVFMVPMEAKPTRNIYVDSVWLSTPFVRELQNNTLNVRVRNSGEESVQKLPIRLFVDQAQISTASVSIPAKGSATATMNFNVTEKGFRRGRIAFEDYPITFDNEFYFVLQASPAIRVLHLYEQKSPSNYIENVYGNDSLFVRQSFNAQNVDVGQFKNADLVVLEGLPQLSGALRSELERFVRQGGSLAIFPSANPDAAAWSSFLTTLGVGGLQVQANSLPPAQPMAAPNNQNPFFRDIFEQTQQQSLLNLPDAVPVWQWRAVGERLLTLRNGTPLLTQSRLGGSASRQGYVYVFGTPLQPEFGTVPQHALFVPIMYKIAALSVQAQRTAYSFDDNALEVTVTDASPNAVYKLKRDKMEIIPIQRLNGNQLLFELPKSNQLSAGQEMEAGYYELQLNGKTERLLAFNHGNRESAMEFYTPAELRKAFAGQPNVQVFDSIHDGGFVDELRAQNLGTNLWKYFIIAALGFFLAEIAVIRFMKG from the coding sequence ATGAGTTTCCTATACCCTTCGTTCCTGCTTGGTTTACTGGCGGTTTCTGTACCGGTAGCTATTCACCTGTTTAATCTTCGCCGGACCCGCCGGATTTTTTTCACCAACGTCTCACTCCTCAAAACGGTACAGACCGAAACGAAATCATTTCGACGGTTAAAGCACCTGCTGATTCTGGCTTGCCGGGCCTTGGCCATTATCTGTCTGGTGTTGGCGTTCGCGCAGCCTTTTATTCCTAGCAAGAGCACGTTAGGCTTGTCCCGGCAGGGCTTCACGAGTCTGTATCTGGACAATTCGTACTCCATGCAGAACGAAGAAGATGAAAAAAGATACCTGGACGTAGCCATTGGAAAACTGGACGAGCTACTGACTTTGTTTCGGAATGCGAGTTCTTTGCAGTTGATAACGAATGATTTCAGTGCCCAGGAGCAGACGGTCGGTACCGCCGAGGCTCTTCGCGACCGGGTAACAACGGTTCGCTTCGCGCATACGCCCCGTTCGTTAGCGGATGTTTACCGCCGTCAGGTCAATCTGATGGCCACCCGGAATTCAGCCGGTACAAGTCAGTTATTTTGGTTCTCCGATTTTCAGAAAAGCACCGTTGGCGATCTCAGCCGCTTAAAAATTGATACCGCCCAGCGGGTTTTTATGGTACCGATGGAAGCCAAACCCACGCGAAATATTTACGTAGATTCGGTCTGGCTCAGTACGCCTTTTGTGCGCGAACTTCAGAATAATACGCTCAACGTTCGGGTGCGCAACAGTGGCGAAGAGTCCGTTCAGAAGCTGCCGATTCGTTTGTTTGTCGATCAGGCCCAGATTTCTACCGCTTCGGTTTCCATTCCTGCAAAAGGGAGTGCTACGGCAACAATGAATTTTAACGTTACGGAGAAAGGTTTCCGGCGCGGTCGCATTGCCTTTGAAGACTACCCGATCACGTTTGACAACGAATTTTATTTTGTCTTGCAAGCTTCCCCGGCTATTCGGGTTCTGCATTTATACGAACAAAAAAGCCCATCCAATTACATTGAGAATGTTTACGGAAATGACAGCTTATTTGTTCGGCAGAGCTTCAACGCGCAAAATGTAGACGTCGGGCAATTCAAGAATGCTGATTTAGTTGTGCTGGAAGGTTTGCCCCAGCTGAGCGGCGCGTTACGGTCGGAACTGGAACGATTCGTTCGTCAGGGCGGTAGCCTGGCCATTTTCCCGTCGGCCAATCCCGATGCGGCTGCCTGGTCGTCATTTCTGACTACGTTAGGCGTTGGCGGTTTACAGGTGCAGGCCAATAGCCTACCTCCCGCGCAACCCATGGCTGCCCCTAACAATCAGAATCCGTTTTTCCGGGATATTTTTGAGCAAACGCAGCAGCAAAGTTTGCTAAATCTACCTGATGCCGTCCCCGTCTGGCAATGGCGTGCGGTTGGTGAACGCCTGTTAACCTTGCGGAATGGCACTCCGCTCCTGACGCAATCACGGCTGGGCGGGTCCGCAAGCCGTCAGGGGTACGTGTATGTGTTTGGGACACCCTTGCAGCCCGAGTTTGGGACCGTACCTCAACACGCCCTCTTTGTGCCGATTATGTACAAAATTGCGGCGCTAAGTGTACAAGCCCAGCGAACGGCCTATTCGTTTGACGACAATGCGCTGGAAGTAACTGTTACAGACGCCAGCCCGAACGCCGTTTATAAGCTAAAAAGGGACAAAATGGAAATTATTCCCATTCAGCGTCTCAATGGTAACCAGCTTTTGTTTGAGTTGCCAAAAAGTAACCAGCTCAGTGCCGGTCAGGAAATGGAGGCGGGGTATTACGAACTTCAGTTGAATGGCAAAACTGAGCGATTACTGGCTTTCAACCACGGGAATCGGGAGTCGGCAATGGAGTTTTATACGCCTGCCGAACTACGCAAAGCCTTCGCGGGCCAACCCAACGTTCAGGTTTTTGACAGCATTCACGATGGCGGTTTTGTGGATGAACTCCGCGCGCAAAACCTGGGAACCAACCTCTGGAAATATTTTATCATCGCCGCACTCGGTTTCTTCCTGGCCGAAATCGCCGTAATACGCTTTATGAAAGGCTAA
- a CDS encoding dihydrofolate reductase, with amino-acid sequence MTLSLIAAVADNGVIGKDNDLVWKLPDDFKFFKQTTSGHPILMGRKTFEALGKPLPNRTNIVITRNTGFQAAGCIVVDSLEKAVEEGQKTGAEEIFVIGGAEIYRQALPIADLLYLTDVKGTFEGDTYFPEYDAIRSETSVWKERSRVPHTADERHAVAFDFVIWERK; translated from the coding sequence ATGACTCTCTCGTTGATTGCTGCCGTTGCGGATAACGGCGTTATTGGTAAGGATAATGATCTGGTCTGGAAACTACCGGACGACTTTAAGTTCTTCAAACAAACCACCTCCGGGCATCCGATTCTGATGGGGCGGAAGACCTTCGAAGCGCTGGGGAAGCCGCTGCCTAACCGGACCAATATTGTGATTACCCGTAATACAGGTTTTCAAGCAGCAGGGTGCATCGTTGTCGATTCGCTGGAAAAAGCCGTAGAAGAAGGCCAAAAAACGGGCGCAGAAGAGATTTTCGTCATCGGAGGCGCTGAAATATACCGCCAGGCCTTGCCCATTGCCGACCTGCTTTATCTGACGGATGTAAAAGGAACCTTTGAGGGCGATACTTATTTCCCGGAGTACGACGCGATCCGAAGCGAAACCTCAGTCTGGAAAGAGCGCAGCCGAGTACCCCACACTGCCGACGAGCGCCATGCGGTTGCTTTTGACTTTGTAATTTGGGAAAGAAAGTAG
- a CDS encoding tetratricopeptide repeat-containing sensor histidine kinase has product MWTLREIGDSLVEKGQFTGAKEAYSQALSMAQAKESQFDIGVGYRSMGYWFRSAGEYAQAISWYQKSLATFQKIDNQKQYIRTLALISACYDRLNNDKLTRYYLEKGLALAQKLGDKQSLAELYDSLANLESHRKDYRKALDYNQKASEAFKEGGDWQSYYGVLYNAAMMRKNMGQYARSEQLFKQVLAYTNQNNDTYLEGFVNMSLPYALIPLNKLDEAEASCKQALAWAEQNGPEKHAMLEEINGHLSQIWEKRGDFQKALFFYRRQVASHDSTFNTAKNQQLAEVETRYQTREKEESIKQLAAENTSKTHQIWAGVGGLVLMTLLLAVLGGLYVNVRKSRQKIKQQSDQMGLMMKELHHRVKNNLAIVSSLLKLQSNRIDDEKALQAMRVGQQRVEAMALIHQRLYQTDQVTTVNMREYLTDLLQSLMNAYGYRADEFDLELKVEHYQLDVDVAMPIGLIVNELATNAFKYAYGEGQRPLLRIVLVNRRGEKPGITLEVQDNGPGIDMSDWQRHGERSSFGKRLIASLSEQLEGQFKLYKENGTLFQLYIPEVRLHSA; this is encoded by the coding sequence ATGTGGACACTCCGGGAAATTGGGGATTCACTGGTGGAAAAAGGCCAGTTTACGGGCGCAAAAGAGGCTTATTCACAGGCGTTGTCCATGGCACAGGCAAAAGAAAGTCAGTTTGATATTGGCGTAGGCTACCGGTCAATGGGCTACTGGTTTCGGTCGGCAGGCGAATACGCACAGGCTATTTCGTGGTACCAGAAATCCCTGGCTACTTTCCAGAAAATTGACAATCAAAAGCAATACATCAGAACGTTGGCTTTGATCAGCGCCTGTTATGACCGCCTGAACAACGATAAACTAACACGTTACTACCTGGAGAAAGGGCTGGCCCTTGCGCAGAAATTAGGCGACAAGCAGTCATTGGCGGAGTTGTATGATAGTCTGGCTAACTTGGAAAGCCACCGTAAAGACTACCGGAAAGCTTTGGATTACAACCAGAAAGCGTCTGAAGCGTTCAAGGAAGGGGGAGATTGGCAATCCTATTACGGGGTGTTGTACAACGCCGCTATGATGCGTAAAAACATGGGTCAGTATGCCCGCTCGGAACAATTGTTCAAGCAGGTTCTGGCGTATACCAACCAGAATAATGATACCTATCTGGAGGGCTTTGTGAACATGAGCCTGCCTTACGCGCTGATTCCATTGAACAAACTGGATGAGGCCGAAGCATCTTGTAAGCAGGCCTTGGCCTGGGCGGAGCAAAATGGCCCGGAAAAACACGCCATGCTGGAAGAGATTAACGGGCACTTAAGCCAAATTTGGGAAAAGCGGGGCGACTTTCAAAAGGCTTTGTTTTTCTACAGACGTCAGGTAGCGAGCCATGATAGTACATTCAATACTGCTAAAAACCAGCAGCTTGCCGAAGTAGAAACGCGCTACCAAACCCGCGAAAAAGAAGAAAGTATCAAACAACTAGCCGCCGAAAATACGTCCAAAACTCACCAGATATGGGCCGGTGTAGGCGGGCTGGTTTTAATGACGCTTTTGCTGGCTGTGCTCGGAGGGCTTTACGTGAATGTTCGGAAAAGCCGCCAGAAAATCAAGCAGCAATCTGACCAGATGGGGTTGATGATGAAGGAATTACATCACCGGGTTAAGAACAACCTAGCCATTGTATCGAGCCTGCTTAAGCTGCAATCAAACCGTATCGACGATGAGAAAGCCCTTCAGGCCATGCGGGTTGGGCAGCAACGGGTCGAAGCGATGGCGCTGATTCACCAACGCCTCTACCAGACCGACCAGGTAACTACCGTTAACATGCGGGAATATTTGACGGATTTACTCCAAAGCCTAATGAATGCCTACGGTTATCGGGCCGATGAGTTTGATCTTGAATTAAAAGTTGAGCACTATCAGCTCGATGTAGACGTAGCGATGCCCATTGGATTGATCGTAAATGAGTTAGCTACAAATGCGTTCAAGTATGCCTACGGGGAGGGACAGCGGCCACTGCTGCGAATCGTTTTAGTAAATAGGCGCGGCGAAAAACCGGGCATTACGTTGGAGGTGCAGGATAACGGGCCCGGCATCGACATGAGCGACTGGCAGCGCCACGGAGAGCGGTCGTCCTTTGGCAAACGCCTGATTGCTTCGCTGAGTGAGCAGTTGGAAGGCCAGTTTAAGCTATACAAAGAAAATGGCACGCTCTTCCAATTGTACATTCCTGAGGTTCGTCTGCACAGCGCCTAG
- a CDS encoding tetratricopeptide repeat-containing sensor histidine kinase — MITVQQKLSVCLVAILLTLCFPTLAQHRLIDSLKTSLRQNMPDTVRGDTYYDIANAFYKLSQLDSARFYLESSRRYYRKGNDLVGLGDYNTLSGSIRRSQGLFDEAVMHYQSALMYFTKSKRPASVAKVYSNLALLYKSMGENQRVRAQLEQGIVYVRQAIAINEAYNIPQQLVGNYINLGIIYEDLNEFARGKECFLKALAINDKIKARPEEYTVIYNNLGKNLNQQGQYEQAIAYLNKALALNLKFQRTTSIVHNYRNLTTSYSQLKQPELALQYGEKARTLVEASKDAPLTCSVYRTLARTYASVGQYDKAYQYLVRQKQLEDSLMTLEKTQAIAQLEGRYEVQKANELAKIAAAMEVAKTREIVRLETRKAREIAFIQAEEKERTTQISARADVEKTKALAELQTKYETQKRVRQISELGQQNQLRIRQIQYMAGGLLLLALLLSVLIFQYRFIRRANHRLAAQNALITSTSRQLSQQSEQLALMMKELHHRVKNNLAIISSLLKLQSNRLEDEKALQAVRAGQQRVEAMSLIHQRLYQTDRLQKVNIKDYLSDLANSLMKAYGYPTNDFDLSIEVDSQDIDVDIAMPLGLIANELITNALKYAYSSDRRPYLRLSLRNQNGFIFEVQDNGPGVTLTDWQKKGQRSSFGKRLISSLSEQLDAHFELIKQDGTLFRLYIPSTFQQSA; from the coding sequence ATGATAACAGTTCAACAAAAGCTAAGCGTTTGTCTAGTAGCCATTTTATTGACTTTGTGCTTTCCAACGCTAGCCCAGCATCGGCTGATTGACAGTTTAAAAACGAGCTTGAGGCAGAACATGCCTGACACGGTTCGGGGAGACACCTATTACGACATTGCCAATGCGTTTTACAAACTGAGCCAGCTTGACTCTGCCCGTTTTTACCTGGAATCCAGTCGTCGTTATTACCGAAAAGGTAATGATCTGGTAGGTTTAGGCGATTATAACACGCTCAGTGGCTCCATACGCCGAAGCCAGGGGCTTTTTGACGAAGCAGTCATGCATTACCAATCTGCTTTGATGTATTTCACCAAAAGCAAACGCCCCGCTTCGGTCGCGAAAGTTTACAGTAATCTGGCCCTGCTTTACAAATCAATGGGCGAGAATCAGCGCGTTCGTGCGCAATTGGAACAAGGAATCGTGTACGTCCGCCAAGCCATTGCCATTAATGAAGCCTACAATATTCCCCAGCAACTGGTCGGTAACTACATCAATTTGGGCATTATTTACGAAGATTTAAATGAATTTGCACGAGGCAAAGAATGCTTCCTTAAAGCGCTGGCCATCAATGACAAGATAAAGGCACGCCCAGAAGAATACACGGTTATTTACAACAATTTGGGCAAAAATCTGAACCAGCAGGGCCAATATGAACAAGCGATTGCTTACCTCAACAAAGCGCTGGCCCTTAATCTTAAATTCCAGCGAACAACCAGCATCGTCCACAATTACCGAAACCTAACTACTTCCTATAGTCAGCTGAAGCAGCCTGAGCTGGCCTTGCAGTATGGCGAAAAGGCGCGCACGCTGGTAGAAGCCAGCAAAGACGCTCCCCTCACCTGCTCTGTTTACAGAACTTTGGCCCGAACTTACGCCAGTGTGGGTCAGTATGATAAAGCCTATCAGTATCTGGTACGGCAGAAACAGCTTGAAGATTCGCTAATGACGCTCGAAAAAACACAGGCTATTGCGCAGTTGGAAGGTCGTTATGAGGTTCAAAAAGCCAATGAATTGGCAAAGATTGCGGCGGCTATGGAGGTAGCCAAAACCCGTGAGATTGTTCGTCTCGAGACGAGAAAAGCCCGCGAAATTGCCTTTATTCAGGCGGAAGAAAAAGAGAGAACTACCCAAATCAGCGCCCGGGCCGACGTTGAAAAAACCAAGGCGCTGGCAGAATTGCAGACCAAATACGAAACGCAAAAACGGGTGCGCCAGATTTCGGAGCTAGGACAACAGAACCAGTTACGCATTCGTCAGATTCAGTACATGGCGGGTGGATTATTGCTCCTGGCTCTTCTTCTGAGCGTCCTGATTTTTCAGTATCGGTTTATTCGACGGGCAAATCACCGCCTTGCTGCCCAGAATGCACTGATTACGAGTACAAGTCGCCAGCTAAGCCAGCAATCTGAACAACTGGCGCTGATGATGAAAGAGTTACATCACCGGGTTAAGAACAACCTAGCCATTATTTCGAGCTTGCTCAAGCTGCAATCCAATCGGCTAGAAGACGAGAAAGCCCTTCAGGCCGTGCGGGCCGGTCAGCAGCGCGTCGAAGCGATGTCGTTGATTCACCAGCGGCTCTACCAAACGGATCGCTTGCAAAAAGTAAATATTAAAGATTATCTGTCTGATCTGGCTAATAGCCTGATGAAGGCTTACGGGTACCCGACAAACGATTTTGACTTATCCATTGAGGTTGATTCGCAGGATATTGACGTAGACATTGCCATGCCACTAGGTTTGATTGCGAACGAACTCATTACCAACGCTTTAAAATACGCTTATAGCAGTGACCGACGGCCTTACTTACGCCTCAGCCTGCGCAACCAGAATGGTTTTATTTTTGAAGTTCAGGACAACGGGCCAGGCGTCACCCTAACCGACTGGCAGAAAAAAGGCCAGCGTTCCTCCTTTGGCAAACGGCTCATCAGCTCTTTGAGCGAACAGTTGGATGCTCATTTTGAACTCATCAAGCAAGATGGAACCCTATTCCGTTTGTACATCCCATCCACGTTCCAACAAAGTGCCTGA